The proteins below come from a single Acidobacteriota bacterium genomic window:
- the rsfS gene encoding ribosome silencing factor, with the protein MKKETVLKRQVHEAILACQDKKAEQVSILELEKDSGAFTDYFVVCSGTNPRQVQAIADAVDERLEGLGIRTAHKEGYKQAEWVLLDYVDFVVHIFTENARQYYDLERLWKSATKLEPSQLLPKRRAAAKPSTTTAGKKKRA; encoded by the coding sequence ATGAAGAAAGAGACCGTTCTCAAACGCCAGGTCCACGAAGCCATTCTCGCTTGCCAGGATAAGAAAGCCGAACAAGTCAGCATCCTCGAGTTGGAAAAAGATTCCGGAGCGTTCACCGACTATTTCGTAGTCTGCAGCGGGACCAATCCCCGGCAGGTGCAGGCAATCGCCGATGCCGTCGACGAGCGCCTCGAAGGCCTCGGCATCCGTACCGCGCATAAAGAAGGCTACAAGCAGGCGGAGTGGGTGCTGCTCGACTATGTCGATTTCGTCGTCCACATTTTCACCGAGAACGCCCGCCAGTACTACGATCTGGAACGCCTGTGGAAGTCGGCCACCAAGCTGGAGCCATCGCAGTTGCTCCCCAAGCGCCGCGCCGCCGCCAAGCCATCGACGACCACGGCGGGCAAGAAGAAACGAGCCTAG
- a CDS encoding CPBP family intramembrane metalloprotease: MSGTIMDTHPSPPPAPEPAQTAIVDSPPPPVPQFIVLARRENPLFAIFVGPHGMYPGTRWLIYLLLGGILVGVVGAISHFVHRAHDASIWWGLVSEAAIMLAVILPAFVMALIEKRPFGTFGLPKQNAFRRNFWIGTLWGFVSLSVLMIALRLSGAFSFGTLSIHGSQIAKYGIYYLIFFLLVGFFEDFLFRGYSQWVFSQGMHFWPAAALLSVAFGAVHSSNPGESKAGLVAAALIGFFFCLTLRRTGDLWWAVGFHMSWDWGESYFYSVPDSGGMMPGHLLNSSFHGPAWLTGGSVGPEGSLLVFAVIVALWVAFDRMYPEVKYAAEH; encoded by the coding sequence ATGTCCGGGACCATCATGGATACGCACCCTTCCCCGCCACCAGCGCCCGAGCCCGCGCAGACCGCAATCGTCGACTCGCCTCCGCCGCCAGTTCCGCAATTTATTGTTCTGGCGCGAAGAGAGAATCCTCTGTTCGCAATTTTTGTCGGCCCCCACGGCATGTACCCCGGCACGCGCTGGTTGATCTACCTTCTTCTCGGCGGAATCCTCGTAGGAGTAGTCGGCGCGATCTCGCATTTTGTCCACCGTGCGCATGACGCCTCGATCTGGTGGGGACTCGTCTCGGAAGCCGCGATCATGCTCGCCGTCATCCTTCCCGCCTTCGTGATGGCGCTCATCGAGAAGCGTCCCTTCGGCACCTTCGGCCTGCCTAAACAAAATGCCTTTCGCCGTAATTTTTGGATCGGCACTCTCTGGGGATTCGTCTCGCTCAGCGTGCTGATGATCGCCCTTCGCCTCTCCGGAGCTTTCAGTTTCGGAACCCTTTCCATCCACGGATCGCAGATCGCGAAATACGGGATCTACTACTTGATCTTCTTTCTGCTCGTTGGTTTCTTTGAGGACTTCCTCTTTCGCGGCTACTCGCAGTGGGTGTTCTCTCAGGGAATGCATTTCTGGCCAGCGGCCGCGCTACTGTCGGTAGCCTTCGGCGCTGTCCATAGTTCGAACCCCGGCGAAAGCAAAGCCGGACTCGTCGCCGCCGCCCTCATCGGATTTTTCTTCTGCCTCACCCTGCGCCGCACTGGCGACCTCTGGTGGGCCGTCGGTTTTCACATGTCGTGGGATTGGGGCGAGAGCTATTTTTATTCCGTCCCCGACAGCGGCGGCATGATGCCCGGCCATCTGCTCAACTCATCCTTCCACGGCCCCGCCTGGCTCACCGGAGGCTCCGTCGGCCCCGAAGGCAGTCTGCTCGTCTTCGCCGTGATCGTCGCTTTGTGGGTGGCGTTCGACCGGATGTATCCGGAAGTAAAGTACGCCGCCGAGCACTGA
- a CDS encoding methyltransferase domain-containing protein — MPPSNSPSPSPSWGSSYRLIAAEKWKAKSAVMGSAVTEAIVNYAAPQPGMKILDLASGTGEPGISLAQRVGPDGSVTAVDLSAELLELAAQRAQNKNLQNFSTQQADAHNLPFPDKSFDLATCRFAVMFFGDVKQALAELQRVLKPGARACFVVWGSFEQPYWQTTMKIVHRHVGGELLQPGSGDPFRFSATNSLSETLRSAGFKAVEESEQNVPWTWRGSAEEVFEYASAVATPFRTMLDRVPEKAWARILPEAHKAINQYRVGDEIQFGARVIFASGKA; from the coding sequence TTGCCTCCTTCCAATTCACCTTCGCCCTCACCGTCGTGGGGATCGTCCTACCGGTTGATCGCGGCGGAGAAGTGGAAAGCGAAGTCGGCGGTAATGGGCAGCGCCGTCACCGAAGCGATAGTCAACTACGCCGCGCCCCAACCCGGCATGAAGATTCTCGATCTCGCCAGCGGCACCGGCGAGCCCGGCATCAGCCTGGCGCAACGAGTGGGCCCGGACGGGTCGGTAACCGCCGTCGACTTGAGCGCCGAACTTCTGGAGTTGGCCGCGCAGAGAGCGCAGAACAAGAACCTGCAAAACTTCTCTACCCAACAAGCCGACGCCCACAACTTGCCCTTCCCGGACAAGAGTTTCGATCTGGCGACCTGCCGCTTTGCCGTGATGTTTTTTGGCGACGTCAAACAAGCCCTCGCTGAACTACAGCGCGTGCTTAAGCCGGGTGCCCGTGCCTGCTTTGTCGTCTGGGGATCGTTCGAACAGCCCTACTGGCAGACGACGATGAAGATTGTGCACCGACACGTTGGGGGAGAATTGCTGCAGCCAGGTAGCGGCGACCCCTTTCGATTCTCGGCGACAAACTCGCTTTCGGAAACTCTGCGTTCGGCAGGATTCAAGGCTGTGGAAGAATCCGAGCAGAATGTCCCTTGGACCTGGCGCGGCAGCGCTGAGGAAGTCTTTGAATACGCGAGCGCCGTGGCCACCCCTTTCCGCACCATGCTCGACCGGGTTCCTGAAAAAGCGTGGGCGCGAATTTTGCCGGAAGCCCATAAGGCCATCAATCAATACCGCGTCGGAGACGAAATTCAGTTCGGAGCCAGAGTGATCTTTGCGTCCGGCAAAGCCTGA
- a CDS encoding 23S rRNA (pseudouridine(1915)-N(3))-methyltransferase RlmH, producing the protein MKLKIAWIGKTKEPALQTLTDLYLKRIAHYAESAGVVAKDEAAILSLARGDRQKERHKLILLDSRGKQLSSEELSGFLDREQIQAIPLLFAIGGADGFSPEARTQAAFTLSLGKMTLPHELARVVLLEQLYRAFTILKNHPYHLGH; encoded by the coding sequence ATGAAATTAAAGATCGCATGGATCGGCAAAACCAAGGAGCCCGCCCTCCAGACTCTCACCGACCTGTACCTGAAGCGCATCGCGCACTATGCCGAATCCGCGGGCGTTGTGGCTAAAGACGAGGCCGCTATCCTGTCTCTTGCGCGCGGCGATCGTCAAAAAGAACGTCATAAGCTGATCCTGCTCGATTCGCGCGGCAAGCAGCTTTCCTCCGAGGAATTATCCGGGTTTCTGGACCGCGAACAAATCCAAGCCATCCCGTTGCTCTTCGCCATCGGAGGAGCGGACGGCTTCAGCCCAGAAGCCCGAACCCAGGCCGCTTTCACACTATCGCTAGGCAAGATGACCCTTCCCCACGAATTGGCACGTGTCGTTCTTCTGGAACAGCTTTATCGCGCCTTCACCATCCTGAAAAATCATCCCTATCACCTCGGACATTAA
- a CDS encoding 1-acyl-sn-glycerol-3-phosphate acyltransferase codes for MTELTTIAEVDKAPSPSATAPAPARPATDDRRYGWPSRLRSYFYFNPLIWAYTLFLGTVSLIVSLFDRDGRLQHKLAFLWSWLIMKTIQSPVTVTGMEKVTGTAPRLYAATHASALDIPILYVNLPFQFRIIFKSELLGYPFVGWHLRRSGQVCINQQNPAASIGSIKSALKSLRNGVPLVIFPEGGRTPNGEILPFLPGAFFLAIKAHADIIPIALVGTFDLLPMNTYHIKSRPLEMRVGEPISTAGLTLRDMEAVSAKVKAAIEDLRAAPSQQLPS; via the coding sequence TTGACCGAATTGACCACCATCGCCGAAGTAGACAAAGCGCCATCGCCCTCTGCGACCGCGCCCGCCCCGGCGCGCCCGGCCACGGACGACCGCCGTTACGGATGGCCCAGCCGCCTGCGCTCTTACTTCTATTTCAATCCCCTGATCTGGGCCTACACGCTTTTTCTCGGGACTGTCTCCCTGATCGTCTCCCTCTTCGATCGCGACGGACGCCTGCAACACAAGCTCGCGTTCCTCTGGTCGTGGCTGATCATGAAAACGATCCAGTCTCCGGTAACCGTAACTGGCATGGAGAAGGTAACCGGCACCGCGCCGCGCCTGTACGCCGCCACGCACGCGTCGGCGCTCGACATTCCGATTCTCTACGTTAATTTGCCGTTTCAGTTCCGCATCATCTTCAAAAGCGAACTGCTTGGCTACCCGTTCGTCGGATGGCATCTCCGCCGCTCCGGGCAAGTCTGCATCAACCAGCAGAATCCGGCGGCGTCTATCGGTTCCATCAAGTCCGCGCTCAAGAGCCTGCGAAATGGCGTGCCCCTCGTGATCTTCCCCGAAGGCGGACGCACTCCGAATGGAGAGATTCTCCCGTTTCTGCCCGGAGCATTTTTCCTCGCCATCAAAGCGCATGCGGACATCATCCCCATCGCGCTCGTTGGAACGTTTGATTTACTGCCGATGAACACCTATCACATCAAGAGCCGTCCGCTCGAAATGCGCGTCGGCGAACCAATCTCGACCGCCGGACTGACTCTCCGCGATATGGAAGCCGTATCCGCGAAAGTCAAAGCCGCAATCGAAGACCTTCGAGCAGCGCCTTCCCAACAACTGCCATCCTGA
- a CDS encoding M2 family metallopeptidase produces the protein MKSLGLLLLLAVLTMNAYSQSTPPTLAEAQEFMSKAEAQFAETSEKVQRATWVQENFITSDTEAMAAGAIDEATALITTLVEQSKRFDGLNMPPDLARKFLLLKLSLTAPAPNDPALRKEMTTIGVALDSDYGKGKYCRKNGECLDITAIERIMAHSRDPEELKEMWTGWHSISPPMRTRYSRFVDLSNQGAREMGFKDVGALWRAGYDMPPDEFSADLERLWNQVRPLYLSLHTFIRAKLVEKYGPNVVPPDGPIPAHLLGNIWAQEWGNVYDLTGVKEEKGVDVTELLKKKNVDAKGMVKYGEGFFTSLGFEKLPPTFWERSLFVKPADRDVICHASAWDIDSKDDLRIKMCIQVHGDDFVVIHHELGHNFYQRAYKNQPPLFQNGANDGFHEAIGDAIALAITPEYLHKVGLLENVPQGTNDIPELLKQALDRVAFLPFGLLIDQWRWKVFSGEIKPADYNKGWWDLRLKYQGVAPPTPRSEANFDPGAKYHVASNTPYTRYFLAHILEFQFYRALCRESGYNGPLHKCTFYGSKPAGAKFNKMLEMGQSRPWPEALEALTGERQTDAGALLEYFAPLKKWLDEQNKGKKLGW, from the coding sequence ATGAAGTCCCTCGGTCTATTACTCTTACTTGCAGTCCTTACTATGAACGCATATTCCCAATCCACTCCACCCACCCTCGCGGAAGCTCAGGAATTCATGAGCAAGGCTGAAGCGCAATTTGCCGAAACGTCCGAAAAGGTGCAGCGCGCCACCTGGGTGCAGGAAAACTTCATCACTTCCGACACGGAGGCCATGGCTGCGGGCGCAATCGATGAGGCCACTGCTCTCATCACTACCCTCGTCGAGCAGAGCAAGCGTTTCGACGGCCTGAACATGCCGCCCGATCTCGCCCGCAAATTCCTATTGCTCAAACTGTCGTTGACCGCCCCTGCGCCGAACGATCCCGCGCTTCGCAAAGAGATGACCACCATCGGGGTCGCGCTCGATTCCGACTACGGTAAAGGAAAGTATTGCCGCAAGAATGGCGAGTGCCTCGACATCACCGCCATCGAGCGCATCATGGCGCACAGCCGCGATCCCGAGGAGCTGAAAGAAATGTGGACCGGCTGGCACTCCATTTCTCCGCCCATGCGGACCCGTTATTCCCGCTTCGTCGATCTCTCCAATCAAGGCGCTCGCGAGATGGGATTCAAAGACGTCGGCGCACTCTGGCGCGCCGGATACGACATGCCTCCCGATGAGTTCTCCGCCGACCTCGAGCGCTTGTGGAACCAGGTCCGCCCGCTGTATTTGTCTCTGCACACATTCATTCGTGCGAAGCTGGTGGAAAAATACGGACCGAACGTGGTCCCGCCCGATGGCCCGATCCCCGCTCATCTGCTCGGCAACATCTGGGCGCAGGAGTGGGGCAACGTCTATGACCTCACGGGAGTGAAAGAAGAGAAGGGCGTCGATGTCACCGAACTCCTCAAGAAGAAAAATGTCGACGCCAAAGGCATGGTGAAGTATGGCGAAGGCTTCTTCACTTCTCTGGGCTTCGAAAAACTTCCGCCCACTTTCTGGGAGCGTTCCCTCTTCGTAAAACCCGCCGACCGGGACGTCATCTGCCACGCCAGCGCGTGGGACATCGACAGCAAAGACGATCTGCGAATCAAAATGTGCATCCAGGTCCATGGCGATGACTTCGTCGTCATCCACCACGAACTCGGCCATAACTTCTACCAGCGTGCCTACAAGAATCAGCCGCCGCTATTTCAGAACGGGGCCAACGACGGCTTCCACGAAGCGATCGGCGATGCCATCGCTTTGGCGATCACTCCCGAGTATCTCCACAAAGTCGGCCTTCTCGAAAATGTCCCTCAAGGCACGAACGATATCCCGGAACTCCTGAAGCAGGCGCTCGATCGCGTCGCCTTCCTGCCCTTCGGCCTGTTGATCGACCAATGGCGCTGGAAAGTTTTCTCTGGCGAGATCAAGCCCGCCGACTACAACAAAGGCTGGTGGGACCTCCGCCTGAAGTATCAAGGCGTTGCGCCGCCCACGCCGCGCAGCGAAGCCAACTTCGATCCCGGCGCGAAATATCACGTCGCCTCGAACACACCGTACACGCGCTACTTCCTCGCCCACATTCTGGAATTCCAGTTCTACCGCGCCTTGTGCCGCGAGTCCGGATACAACGGCCCGCTCCACAAATGCACCTTCTACGGATCCAAGCCAGCCGGAGCGAAATTCAACAAGATGCTCGAAATGGGCCAAAGCAGGCCCTGGCCCGAAGCTCTGGAAGCACTCACTGGCGAACGTCAGACCGATGCTGGAGCACTCCTCGAATACTTCGCTCCGCTGAAGAAGTGGTTGGACGAACAGAACAAGGGAAAGAAATTAGGTTGGTAA
- a CDS encoding bifunctional folylpolyglutamate synthase/dihydrofolate synthase — protein sequence MSYETAIAQMYALGHELATTPSHKFDLAHVRVLLGALGHPEKKLTSVLIAGTNGKGSTSATLAAILQASGLKTGLYTSPHLVRINERIQLDGSPIPDDDFAMLHDVVGRTAERLVSEGDLPWHPSFFEMLTAMAFEYFSRTRPDIVVLEVGMGGRLDATNVVEPKLSIITDIALDHQQYLGGTVREIAREKAGIIRPGSVVVTLPQMPEANDVIGNAILDQGARAISAVQYVPPVSPGSSEFWAKANNDPADKQSGTPRSRYPLQVMGQQILVESPLLGRHQLRNIALAVASAEELHNQGFAQITPRSIEQGIRDTRWPGRFQVVPAAAGSPEIVLDVAHNPAGAWALRSTLSAAYEDRKVTLVFGVMRDKAISEVAEILFPIADHVILTQANNPRSATSAEIRQAASRVETDIDEALDVPSALAKARQIAGPGGLVVVTGSIYIVGEMMRTLKLRI from the coding sequence GTGTCTTACGAAACCGCCATCGCGCAGATGTACGCGTTGGGCCACGAACTGGCCACGACGCCGTCGCACAAGTTCGACCTGGCGCACGTGCGTGTGTTGCTCGGAGCGCTCGGTCATCCGGAAAAGAAGCTCACATCCGTTCTGATCGCCGGCACCAACGGCAAAGGATCAACTTCCGCGACTCTGGCCGCGATCCTGCAAGCCTCAGGGCTGAAGACAGGCCTCTACACTTCTCCCCATCTCGTGCGGATCAACGAACGCATTCAACTCGATGGCTCGCCCATTCCGGACGACGATTTTGCGATGCTCCACGATGTCGTCGGCCGCACCGCCGAGCGGCTGGTCAGCGAAGGCGACTTGCCCTGGCATCCCAGCTTTTTCGAGATGCTGACGGCAATGGCATTCGAATATTTCTCCCGCACCAGGCCCGACATCGTCGTCCTCGAAGTCGGCATGGGCGGGCGTCTCGACGCGACTAACGTAGTTGAGCCGAAGCTGAGCATCATCACGGATATCGCGCTCGATCACCAGCAGTACCTGGGCGGCACCGTCCGCGAGATCGCCCGCGAAAAGGCCGGCATCATCCGGCCCGGCAGCGTAGTCGTGACGCTGCCCCAGATGCCGGAAGCGAACGACGTCATCGGCAACGCGATCCTCGATCAGGGCGCGCGCGCAATCAGCGCCGTCCAGTACGTACCGCCAGTTTCACCCGGCAGTTCGGAATTCTGGGCGAAGGCCAACAACGATCCCGCCGACAAACAATCCGGAACCCCTCGCTCGCGTTACCCGCTCCAGGTCATGGGACAACAGATTCTGGTGGAGTCGCCGCTGCTCGGGCGTCACCAGCTTCGCAACATTGCTCTGGCCGTGGCTTCTGCGGAGGAACTTCACAACCAGGGATTCGCACAAATCACGCCGCGTTCCATCGAACAGGGCATTCGCGACACGCGCTGGCCCGGACGCTTTCAGGTTGTCCCTGCCGCCGCCGGCTCGCCCGAGATTGTCCTCGATGTGGCCCACAATCCCGCCGGGGCATGGGCCTTGCGGTCGACGTTATCGGCTGCCTATGAAGATCGAAAAGTCACGCTGGTCTTTGGCGTGATGCGCGACAAAGCAATCTCGGAAGTCGCGGAGATTCTCTTCCCGATCGCCGACCACGTGATCCTGACCCAGGCCAACAACCCGCGCTCTGCAACCTCGGCAGAGATCCGGCAAGCCGCATCGCGTGTCGAAACCGACATTGATGAAGCGCTAGATGTACCCTCCGCACTGGCGAAAGCTCGCCAGATTGCAGGACCCGGGGGCCTGGTTGTGGTAACCGGTTCGATTTACATTGTCGGAGAAATGATGCGTACGCTGAAGCTGCGCATCTAA
- a CDS encoding vanadium-dependent haloperoxidase, protein MMEKNWGTMGSRNRRGIVGLVALSGVILYSAIIARADTVLDWNITALNTTAAAAFNPPVESRNLAMVHAGMFDAVNSITDEFLPYAVKLSAPKGASPDAAAAAAAHFALLKLYPDQQVALDTAFAASLALIPDGPAKTDGIAVGEAVAAQILAKRATDGAEEAIVAPYTPGSQPGDWNPTPPQFRAALDPGWGTVQPFFLRKGSQFRPDPPPSLRGPRYTHDFNEIKDIGSATSATRTQDQTDLARFWVSTAPQIWNPAARQVAAAHGLTLSQNARAFALLNLTGADAFIASWDAKFAYSQWRPVTAIRAADSDGNPNTVADPEWTPLLGTPPFPDYIAGHTTYAGAAEEVLEHVFGRRPGVVMKLASATAPGVIETYTTFEDIADGVVDARVFGGIHWRTSTLRGKRVGEEVGAFAVRHFLKPKGNHCHDK, encoded by the coding sequence ATGATGGAAAAGAATTGGGGCACAATGGGCTCGCGAAACAGACGAGGAATTGTTGGATTGGTGGCATTGAGCGGAGTGATCCTGTATAGCGCGATCATTGCCCGAGCCGACACGGTTCTCGACTGGAACATTACTGCGTTGAATACGACTGCTGCGGCAGCATTCAACCCGCCAGTCGAGTCGCGCAATCTAGCGATGGTTCATGCTGGAATGTTTGACGCAGTGAACTCGATCACCGACGAGTTCCTTCCGTATGCTGTCAAGCTCAGCGCTCCTAAGGGAGCATCGCCTGACGCTGCCGCAGCGGCAGCAGCGCACTTCGCGCTCCTCAAGCTCTACCCCGACCAACAAGTAGCGTTGGACACCGCTTTTGCGGCGTCTCTTGCATTGATCCCTGACGGGCCAGCGAAGACCGACGGCATTGCGGTCGGCGAAGCAGTCGCGGCCCAGATCCTAGCGAAGCGCGCTACCGATGGCGCAGAAGAGGCGATTGTCGCACCGTACACGCCCGGTTCCCAGCCTGGCGACTGGAATCCGACGCCACCGCAATTTCGCGCCGCGCTCGATCCTGGCTGGGGAACGGTCCAACCGTTCTTCCTCCGAAAAGGCTCGCAGTTCCGGCCCGACCCGCCTCCGTCTTTGAGGGGTCCTCGCTACACGCACGACTTCAATGAGATTAAAGACATTGGATCCGCTACGAGCGCCACGCGTACTCAGGACCAAACGGATCTCGCTCGTTTCTGGGTATCGACCGCCCCGCAAATATGGAACCCTGCTGCACGCCAGGTGGCTGCGGCGCACGGTCTTACGCTATCCCAAAACGCGCGCGCGTTCGCCCTTCTGAACCTGACCGGAGCGGACGCATTCATTGCATCGTGGGATGCAAAGTTTGCTTATAGCCAGTGGCGTCCCGTGACGGCCATCCGAGCCGCAGATTCCGACGGGAACCCCAATACGGTCGCGGACCCGGAGTGGACACCACTTCTAGGCACGCCGCCATTTCCCGATTACATTGCGGGCCATACGACGTATGCAGGGGCGGCGGAGGAGGTGCTTGAGCACGTGTTCGGGCGGCGTCCGGGTGTAGTCATGAAACTCGCCAGCGCTACAGCGCCCGGTGTCATTGAGACCTACACCACTTTCGAAGACATTGCTGACGGCGTGGTCGATGCTCGCGTGTTCGGCGGCATTCACTGGCGAACGTCCACCTTGCGCGGAAAACGTGTGGGTGAAGAGGTCGGGGCCTTCGCAGTTCGCCATTTCCTCAAGCCAAAGGGAAACCACTGTCATGACAAATAG
- a CDS encoding acetyl-CoA carboxylase carboxyltransferase subunit beta, whose translation MTWFKRQSGELDTSGEKKVRTEGLWVKCDECRQIIWKKDLEENLNVCPKCDKHFRIDARTRLAQLLDDDQYEVFDSDLVSTDPLKFVDLKAYSSRLKQAKKDTGLKDAIINAHGKLNGRPVIISAMEYAFIGGSMGAVVGEAITRAVEKATATKTPIIIISASGGARMMEGAVSLMQLAKISAALARLDTARVPYISVLTDPTTGGTTASFAMLGDLNVAEPGALIGFAGPRVIEQTIRQKLPQGFQRSEFLLEHGMLDAVIHRKNMKAYIGRALDFMAQAA comes from the coding sequence ATGACTTGGTTCAAACGCCAATCCGGTGAGCTCGACACTTCGGGCGAGAAAAAAGTCCGCACCGAAGGACTGTGGGTTAAGTGCGACGAGTGCCGCCAGATCATCTGGAAGAAAGATCTCGAAGAAAACCTGAACGTCTGCCCGAAATGCGATAAGCATTTCCGCATCGACGCCCGTACCCGCCTCGCCCAGCTCCTCGACGATGATCAATACGAAGTCTTCGACAGCGACCTGGTCTCCACCGACCCCTTGAAGTTCGTCGACCTGAAAGCCTATTCCTCGCGCCTGAAGCAGGCGAAGAAGGACACCGGGCTCAAGGACGCCATCATCAACGCCCATGGCAAGCTGAATGGACGGCCGGTGATCATCAGTGCGATGGAATACGCCTTCATCGGCGGCAGCATGGGAGCGGTCGTCGGCGAAGCAATCACGCGGGCCGTCGAAAAAGCTACCGCGACGAAAACTCCGATCATCATCATCTCCGCTTCCGGCGGTGCCCGCATGATGGAAGGCGCAGTCAGCCTGATGCAGCTCGCCAAGATTTCCGCCGCGCTCGCCCGACTGGACACAGCGCGCGTCCCCTACATTTCCGTTCTCACCGACCCGACCACTGGCGGCACCACCGCCTCATTTGCCATGCTCGGCGACCTGAACGTGGCCGAACCCGGTGCGCTTATCGGCTTTGCGGGACCGCGCGTCATCGAGCAGACCATCCGCCAAAAGCTGCCGCAGGGATTTCAGCGCTCCGAATTTCTCCTCGAGCACGGCATGCTTGACGCCGTGATCCACCGTAAAAACATGAAGGCCTACATCGGACGGGCATTGGATTTCATGGCGCAAGCAGCGTAG
- the cobO gene encoding cob(I)yrinic acid a,c-diamide adenosyltransferase, with protein sequence MSDIRRGLIIVNTGPGKGKTTAAMGTALRAVGQGMRVLMLQFLKGSWHYGELDAVKAFGDKFLLKQMGRGFVKVGAEKPDPEDVRMVETAWAEADQAIQSGEWDLVVLDEINYAISYGMLDPAKVVESLKKKPEMVHVILTGRNAHPTIVEIADTVTEMRQVKHAYEKGVMAQRGIEY encoded by the coding sequence ATGTCAGACATCCGCCGCGGTCTCATCATTGTGAATACCGGACCCGGCAAAGGAAAAACCACCGCTGCCATGGGGACCGCGTTACGTGCCGTCGGCCAGGGAATGCGCGTTCTGATGCTGCAATTCCTTAAGGGCTCATGGCATTACGGAGAACTTGACGCCGTGAAAGCGTTCGGCGATAAGTTCCTGCTGAAGCAAATGGGCCGGGGCTTCGTAAAAGTAGGCGCGGAAAAGCCGGATCCCGAAGATGTACGCATGGTGGAAACAGCCTGGGCCGAAGCTGATCAGGCCATCCAATCCGGCGAGTGGGATTTGGTGGTGCTCGACGAAATCAATTACGCCATCAGCTATGGCATGCTGGACCCGGCAAAAGTAGTCGAGTCATTAAAAAAGAAGCCGGAGATGGTTCACGTAATCCTGACCGGAAGGAATGCCCATCCGACCATCGTCGAGATTGCCGACACCGTAACCGAAATGCGCCAAGTCAAACACGCCTACGAAAAAGGCGTGATGGCGCAACGGGGAATCGAATACTAG
- a CDS encoding transcriptional regulator has translation MAKYHQYCPVARAAEIFADRWTPLIMRELLAGSRHFNEIQRGLPGISRSLLVSRLRHLEDGGVVERRAGGRPNFTEYLLTEAGIDLRDVIEHLGAWGVKWAFTEPTAEELDPALLLWKIHQRIDRPELPLGRTVVQFDLTGRKGRRLWLILSQREVSVCLKPPGFDSDLILRADVSLLYRVWLGDIDYQAAVRRGEIVLDGPRELARGLPRWFMWSPMAHFVRTQH, from the coding sequence ATGGCCAAATACCATCAGTATTGCCCAGTCGCTCGCGCTGCTGAAATCTTTGCTGACCGCTGGACCCCATTAATCATGAGGGAACTGCTGGCAGGCAGCCGTCACTTTAACGAGATTCAGCGCGGGTTGCCTGGAATCTCGCGCTCGCTTCTCGTGTCTCGACTTCGGCACCTTGAGGATGGCGGTGTCGTTGAACGGCGCGCAGGTGGCCGGCCAAACTTCACCGAGTACCTTCTCACCGAAGCGGGGATCGATCTCAGGGACGTGATCGAACACTTAGGCGCATGGGGAGTCAAATGGGCTTTCACCGAGCCTACCGCCGAGGAACTGGACCCCGCGCTCTTGCTCTGGAAGATCCATCAGCGCATTGATCGCCCGGAACTCCCACTCGGACGCACTGTTGTCCAGTTTGATCTCACCGGGCGAAAAGGGCGAAGGCTGTGGCTTATCCTGAGTCAACGAGAGGTCTCAGTTTGTTTGAAACCTCCGGGTTTTGATTCGGACTTGATCCTGCGAGCGGATGTTTCTCTGCTCTACCGCGTTTGGTTAGGTGATATCGATTATCAAGCGGCCGTTCGTCGGGGAGAAATCGTTCTGGACGGCCCACGCGAACTGGCGCGCGGACTCCCCAGGTGGTTCATGTGGAGCCCGATGGCCCACTTCGTTAGAACTCAACACTAA